The following coding sequences lie in one Apium graveolens cultivar Ventura chromosome 1, ASM990537v1, whole genome shotgun sequence genomic window:
- the LOC141667418 gene encoding uncharacterized protein LOC141667418 — MSPFQLVYGKAVHLPAELEHKAYKALKKLNLDMEAAGEKRMLQLNELEEFRLQAYENNKVYNEKVNRWHDRRLVCKSFVPGQKVLLYKSRLQLFPGKLKSRWSGPFMVKNVFSHGAVEIFDTHLDQALKVNAQ, encoded by the coding sequence ATGTCTCCTTTCCAGTTGGTGTATGGGAAGGCGGTTCATTTGCCTGCGGAGTTAGAGCATAAAGCATATAAAGCTTTGAAGAAGCTAAATCTTGATATGGAAGCTGCTGGagagaaaagaatgcttcaactAAATGAGCTCGAGGAGTTTCGACTACAggcttatgagaataacaaaGTGTACAATGAGAAAGTCAATAGATGGCATGATAGGAGATTAGTGTGCAAGTCTTTTGTGCCCGGTCAGAAGGTTTTATTGTACAAATCTCGTCTCCAACTTTTCCCTGGAAAACttaagtcgaggtggtcagggccatTCATGGTAAAAAATGTGTTTTcacatggagctgtggagatttttgataCGCATCTAGATCAAGCATTGAAGGTGAATGCACAgtga